The proteins below are encoded in one region of Micromonospora yangpuensis:
- a CDS encoding DUF4383 domain-containing protein, which translates to MAHFPVNHPARPLYRVFAGLVGLYILVFGCWGVVVTWGEPLFDRGSIWVLGLRTNLAFSLVSVLFGIVLLVGASRRGNLGHYMNLTAGAVFMVTGLAMMSVLQTEANVLNFSMSTVVVSLLFGLLLLATGLYDKIGPEEHAEALRHSRNHPVADTGSR; encoded by the coding sequence ATGGCGCACTTCCCGGTGAACCACCCGGCCCGCCCGCTCTACCGGGTCTTCGCCGGCCTGGTCGGGCTCTACATCCTGGTCTTCGGCTGCTGGGGGGTCGTGGTGACCTGGGGGGAGCCGTTGTTCGACCGGGGCTCGATCTGGGTGCTCGGGTTGCGCACCAACCTCGCCTTCTCGCTGGTCTCGGTGCTCTTCGGCATCGTCCTGCTGGTCGGGGCCTCCCGCCGCGGCAACCTCGGGCACTACATGAACCTGACCGCCGGGGCGGTCTTCATGGTCACCGGACTGGCGATGATGTCGGTGCTGCAGACCGAGGCGAACGTCCTCAACTTCTCGATGTCCACGGTCGTCGTCTCGCTGCTGTTCGGGCTGCTGCTGCTCGCCACCGGCCTGTACGACAAGATCGGCCCGGAGGAGCACGCCGAGGCCCTGCGGCACAGCCGCAACCACCCGGTCGCCGACACCGGCTCCCGCTGA
- the glmU gene encoding bifunctional UDP-N-acetylglucosamine diphosphorylase/glucosamine-1-phosphate N-acetyltransferase GlmU, with protein sequence MKSALPKVLHPLLGRTLLGHVLTAAEPLAADRTVVVVGHGADQVRAHLTEVAPQADAVLQAEQLGTGHAVRIALDAVADAAGTVVVINGDVPLLRPETVAALVEAHEGAGAAATVLAAEVPDPTGLGRIVRDAAGRLERIVEERDATAEQRAVREINAGIYAFDALRLRDALGKLSTDNDQGEEYLTDVFALLVSTGEPVAVHVAVDHTETLGCNDRVELAALRRLLRDRVNEGWMRTGVSILDPATTWIDVTVAVDRDAVIDQNTQLRGGSVVGAEAVVGPDVTLIDTVVGAGASVLRSHAVQAEVGPGASVGPYAYLRPAARLAERSKVGTFVEVKNSELGVGAKVPHLSYVGDATIGAKANIGAATIFVNYDGVNKHRTTVGEAAFVGCDTSLIAPVEVGAGAYVAAGSAISQDVPPGALGVTRAPQRSIEGWVARKRPGTASAAAAERAAAAAGGESISVDEGQTVEDAPGDAR encoded by the coding sequence ATGAAGTCGGCGCTGCCCAAGGTCCTGCACCCGCTGCTCGGCCGGACTCTGCTCGGGCACGTGCTGACCGCCGCCGAGCCGCTGGCCGCGGACCGTACCGTGGTCGTGGTGGGCCACGGCGCCGACCAGGTCCGGGCGCACCTGACGGAGGTGGCCCCGCAGGCCGACGCGGTGCTCCAGGCCGAGCAGCTCGGCACCGGCCACGCGGTCCGGATCGCCCTGGACGCGGTCGCGGACGCGGCCGGCACCGTGGTGGTCATCAACGGCGACGTACCCCTGCTCCGTCCCGAGACGGTCGCCGCGCTGGTCGAGGCGCACGAGGGCGCGGGCGCGGCGGCGACCGTGCTCGCCGCCGAGGTGCCCGACCCGACCGGTCTGGGCCGGATCGTGCGGGACGCCGCCGGCCGGCTGGAACGCATCGTCGAGGAGCGTGACGCCACCGCCGAGCAGCGGGCGGTACGCGAGATCAACGCCGGCATCTACGCCTTCGACGCGCTCCGGCTGCGCGATGCGCTGGGCAAGCTCTCCACCGACAACGACCAGGGCGAGGAGTACCTGACCGACGTCTTCGCCCTGCTCGTCTCCACCGGTGAGCCGGTGGCCGTGCACGTGGCCGTCGACCACACCGAGACGCTCGGCTGCAACGACCGGGTCGAGCTGGCGGCGCTGCGCCGGCTGCTGCGCGACCGGGTCAACGAGGGCTGGATGCGTACCGGGGTCAGCATCCTGGACCCGGCGACCACCTGGATCGACGTGACCGTCGCGGTGGACCGGGACGCGGTCATCGACCAGAACACCCAGCTGCGCGGCGGCAGCGTGGTCGGTGCCGAGGCGGTGGTCGGCCCGGACGTGACGCTGATCGACACCGTCGTCGGCGCGGGGGCCAGCGTGTTGCGCAGCCACGCCGTGCAGGCCGAGGTGGGCCCGGGGGCCAGCGTCGGGCCGTACGCCTACCTGCGGCCGGCGGCGAGACTTGCCGAGCGGTCCAAGGTCGGCACCTTCGTCGAGGTCAAGAACTCCGAGCTGGGCGTGGGTGCGAAGGTGCCGCACCTGTCGTACGTGGGGGACGCGACGATCGGGGCGAAGGCCAACATCGGCGCGGCGACGATCTTCGTGAACTACGACGGGGTGAACAAGCACCGGACCACGGTGGGGGAGGCGGCCTTCGTGGGCTGCGACACCAGCCTGATCGCCCCGGTCGAGGTGGGCGCCGGGGCGTACGTGGCGGCGGGGAGCGCGATCAGCCAGGACGTGCCGCCGGGTGCGCTGGGGGTGACCCGGGCACCGCAACGCAGCATCGAGGGCTGGGTGGCCCGGAAGCGGCCGGGCACCGCCTCGGCCGCTGCCGCCGAACGCGCTGCTGCCGCGGCGGGCGGGGAGTCGATTTCCGTCGATGAAGGTCAAACGGTCGAGGATGCGCCGGGCGACGCCCGGTAG
- a CDS encoding TatD family hydrolase, with amino-acid sequence MNEPTESRKQRAARRAGEFPPAPEPLPVAVPDSHTHLDITVAEAGVPLFGSGAPDEAAATVDTAATSAVTGAAVNAVAATGALAAVDPLAAADAVAAADSGLVTDPVDAIVRVAAAAGVDRLVQVGVDVESSRWGARLAARHPAVLATVALHPNEAPRLADLDAALREIEALAALDEVRGIGETGMDFFRTGEDGRAVQEESFRAHIAIAKRYGKTLVIHDRDAHADVLRILDDEGAPDTVVLHCFSGDAGFAAECVRRGYLLSFAGTVTFASAHALRAAAAVTPPEQLLVETDAPYLTPTPYRGRPNASYLIPLTVRSLAATTGVDLATLCGHLSANGERAFGPWL; translated from the coding sequence ATGAATGAGCCGACTGAGTCCCGCAAGCAGCGCGCCGCCCGCCGGGCCGGCGAGTTCCCGCCCGCGCCCGAGCCGCTGCCGGTGGCCGTACCGGACAGCCACACCCACCTGGACATCACGGTCGCCGAGGCCGGCGTACCCCTGTTCGGGTCGGGCGCGCCCGACGAGGCGGCGGCGACGGTCGATACCGCCGCCACCTCGGCGGTGACCGGGGCCGCCGTGAACGCGGTGGCCGCGACCGGCGCGCTGGCCGCGGTGGATCCGCTGGCCGCCGCCGACGCGGTCGCCGCCGCCGACTCCGGGCTGGTGACCGATCCGGTCGACGCCATCGTGCGGGTCGCCGCCGCCGCCGGGGTGGACCGGCTGGTCCAGGTCGGGGTGGACGTCGAGTCGTCGCGGTGGGGGGCGCGGCTCGCGGCCCGGCACCCGGCGGTGCTGGCCACCGTCGCGCTGCACCCGAACGAGGCCCCCCGGCTGGCCGACCTGGACGCCGCGCTGCGCGAGATCGAGGCCCTCGCCGCGCTGGACGAGGTACGCGGCATCGGCGAGACCGGGATGGACTTCTTCCGCACCGGCGAGGACGGTCGGGCAGTGCAGGAGGAGAGCTTCCGGGCACACATCGCCATCGCCAAGCGGTACGGCAAGACCCTGGTGATCCACGACCGGGACGCGCACGCCGACGTGCTGCGCATCCTGGACGACGAGGGCGCACCCGACACGGTGGTGCTGCACTGCTTCTCCGGTGACGCCGGGTTCGCCGCCGAGTGCGTCCGCCGGGGCTACCTGCTCAGCTTCGCCGGCACGGTCACCTTCGCCAGCGCCCACGCGCTGCGGGCAGCCGCCGCCGTCACCCCACCGGAGCAGCTGCTGGTGGAGACGGATGCGCCGTACCTGACGCCCACGCCGTACCGGGGGCGGCCGAACGCCTCGTACCTGATCCCGCTGACCGTGCGGTCCCTCGCCGCGACCACCGGTGTCGACCTGGCGACGCTCTGCGGCCACCTGTCGGCCAACGGCGAACGCGCCTTCGGCCCCTGGCTCTGA
- a CDS encoding DUF4383 domain-containing protein, protein MAHTPVNHPARPIYRALGALTGLYFVVFGGLGLVASAGGELLARDDTKVLGQGTNLGFSLFSLVVGVAVLAGTALGRNRDVAIHGWLAYLLMAVGLAGLAFLQTEANVFNWTITTVIVVMSLALVLLMVSMYGKVGTDDEHEAWQKARLVL, encoded by the coding sequence ATGGCCCACACCCCCGTCAACCATCCCGCGCGGCCGATCTACCGGGCGCTGGGCGCGCTCACCGGTCTGTACTTCGTGGTCTTCGGCGGGCTCGGTCTGGTCGCCAGCGCCGGTGGCGAGCTCCTCGCCCGCGACGACACCAAGGTCCTCGGCCAGGGGACCAACCTCGGCTTCTCGCTGTTCAGCCTGGTGGTCGGGGTGGCCGTGCTGGCCGGCACCGCGCTCGGGCGCAACCGGGACGTGGCGATCCACGGCTGGCTGGCCTACCTCCTGATGGCGGTCGGCCTGGCCGGCCTGGCCTTCCTGCAGACCGAGGCGAACGTCTTCAACTGGACCATCACCACCGTCATCGTGGTGATGTCGCTGGCGCTGGTCCTGCTGATGGTCAGCATGTACGGCAAGGTCGGCACCGACGACGAGCACGAGGCCTGGCAGAAGGCTCGACTGGTGCTCTGA
- a CDS encoding DUF397 domain-containing protein, protein MDLTGARWRTSTRSSGNGGDCVEVADNLPDLVAVRDSKDPTGPALTFSPATWHTFLTHLKG, encoded by the coding sequence ATGGACCTGACCGGAGCACGGTGGCGCACCAGCACCCGCAGCAGCGGCAACGGCGGCGACTGCGTCGAGGTGGCCGACAATCTGCCCGACCTGGTCGCGGTACGCGACTCCAAGGACCCGACCGGGCCCGCCCTCACCTTCTCCCCCGCCACCTGGCACACCTTCCTCACCCACCTCAAGGGGTAA
- a CDS encoding helix-turn-helix domain-containing protein codes for MNDLLRAALHETGHTLESLAERVGVDPKTPARWLREDRVPHPRHRAAAAEALGRDIVDIWPDTTRRREPIWFRPWQDIESEAVLLRSYQSTVLPGLLQTEAYARAVLTGGGLLPRQDIERHVANRLARQAILARPENPPRLAAVVDESVLRRPVGGRATMREQLTALVTAAQADHVKIQVVPATVGAYAGLNGPFVLATADDHQMAGYLDNQLQGTVVSDADDIAAILNVWENVRAEALSHWQSVDLISEVAETWT; via the coding sequence ATGAACGACCTGCTCCGAGCAGCTCTGCACGAGACCGGGCACACCTTGGAGTCCCTCGCGGAGCGAGTCGGTGTCGACCCGAAGACGCCCGCCCGGTGGCTGCGGGAGGACCGGGTGCCGCATCCCCGGCACCGGGCGGCGGCAGCCGAGGCGCTCGGCCGGGACATCGTGGACATCTGGCCGGACACCACCAGACGTCGGGAGCCCATCTGGTTTCGTCCCTGGCAGGACATCGAGAGCGAGGCGGTGCTGCTGCGGTCGTACCAGTCGACGGTGTTGCCCGGGTTGCTCCAGACCGAGGCCTACGCCCGCGCCGTGCTCACCGGCGGTGGTCTGCTGCCCCGCCAGGACATCGAGCGGCACGTGGCCAACCGGCTGGCCCGGCAGGCCATTCTCGCCCGGCCGGAGAACCCGCCGCGGCTGGCCGCCGTGGTCGACGAGTCGGTGCTACGCCGCCCGGTCGGCGGCCGGGCGACCATGCGCGAGCAGTTGACCGCGCTGGTCACCGCCGCCCAGGCCGACCATGTCAAGATCCAGGTGGTGCCCGCCACGGTCGGGGCCTACGCCGGGCTGAACGGGCCGTTCGTGCTGGCCACCGCCGACGACCACCAGATGGCCGGTTACCTGGACAACCAGTTGCAGGGCACTGTGGTCAGCGACGCCGACGACATCGCGGCGATACTGAACGTCTGGGAGAACGTGCGGGCCGAGGCGCTCTCCCACTGGCAGTCAGTCGACCTGATCAGCGAGGTGGCCGAGACATGGACCTGA
- the rsmA gene encoding 16S rRNA (adenine(1518)-N(6)/adenine(1519)-N(6))-dimethyltransferase RsmA, with protein MAVDLLGPAQIRELAARLGVAPTKKLGQNFVHDPNTVRRIVTAAGLTPDDVALEVGPGLGSLTLALLPVAAGVHAVEIDPTLAAALPETAARHAGPYADRLTVHRADALRVTAADLGEPGPTALVANLPYNVAVPVVLHLLAELPTLRHGLVMVQKEVADRLVAGPGSKVYGIPSVKLAWYSRARSAGRVPPNVFWPVPNVDSGLVAFTRREPPRPDVPRKRVFAVVDAAFAQRRKTLRAALAGWAGGADRAAAALTAAGVDPSARGESLTVEQFAAIAASAPTGTPAAH; from the coding sequence ATGGCCGTAGACCTGCTCGGACCGGCGCAGATCCGGGAACTCGCCGCCCGGTTGGGCGTGGCACCGACGAAGAAGCTCGGCCAGAACTTCGTGCACGACCCGAACACCGTCCGCCGGATCGTCACCGCCGCCGGGCTCACCCCGGACGACGTGGCGCTGGAGGTCGGCCCGGGGCTCGGCTCGCTCACCCTGGCGCTGCTCCCGGTCGCCGCCGGGGTGCACGCCGTGGAGATCGACCCCACGCTGGCCGCCGCGCTGCCCGAGACCGCCGCCCGGCACGCCGGCCCGTACGCCGACCGGCTGACCGTGCACCGGGCCGACGCGCTCCGGGTCACCGCCGCCGACCTGGGCGAACCCGGCCCGACCGCGCTGGTGGCGAACCTGCCGTACAACGTCGCCGTGCCGGTGGTCCTGCACCTGCTGGCCGAGCTGCCCACCCTCCGGCACGGCCTGGTGATGGTGCAGAAGGAGGTGGCCGACCGGCTGGTCGCCGGTCCCGGTTCCAAGGTGTACGGCATCCCGTCGGTCAAGCTCGCCTGGTACTCCCGGGCCCGTTCCGCCGGCCGGGTGCCGCCGAACGTGTTCTGGCCGGTGCCGAACGTCGACTCGGGGCTGGTCGCCTTCACCCGACGCGAACCGCCCCGACCCGACGTACCCCGTAAACGGGTCTTCGCCGTGGTGGACGCGGCGTTCGCGCAGCGCCGTAAGACCCTGCGCGCCGCGTTGGCCGGCTGGGCCGGCGGCGCGGACCGGGCCGCCGCCGCGCTCACCGCCGCCGGGGTCGACCCCAGCGCGAGGGGTGAGTCACTCACCGTCGAGCAGTTCGCCGCCATCGCCGCGTCGGCCCCGACCGGTACGCCGGCGGCCCACTAG
- a CDS encoding helix-turn-helix domain-containing protein, which produces MVDDVAAEVRRLRTEEQLSVPQIRARTGLGRNRVHELLRGVPPPDWTRRPNARDDLRAEAEALRAEGRTVPEIATHLGVSKSTAHTWVAHIPLPLDGPAAERRRAHARQMNEARWARYEKDREAARVDVRERAAEVVGVLSERDLLLLGAAIYWCEGTKSKPWRRDDRLQFVNTDPGLLSIFLAFLAACSVARTVPAYRVSIHESADAEVAARWWAARLDLPIGRFQRPTLKKHNPKTVRRNVGGSYHGCLVITVPNSSELYWRVEGMIARLFRISGGASR; this is translated from the coding sequence ATGGTCGATGACGTCGCCGCCGAGGTCCGCCGGCTCCGCACCGAGGAGCAGCTCTCCGTCCCGCAGATCCGCGCCCGGACCGGCCTCGGCCGCAACCGGGTGCACGAGCTGCTGCGCGGCGTCCCACCGCCGGACTGGACCCGCCGGCCCAACGCTCGGGACGACCTGCGCGCTGAGGCGGAGGCGCTGCGGGCCGAGGGGCGGACGGTCCCCGAGATCGCAACTCACCTGGGCGTCAGCAAGTCCACCGCCCACACCTGGGTGGCGCACATTCCGCTACCGCTCGACGGCCCTGCAGCCGAGCGACGTCGGGCCCACGCCCGCCAGATGAACGAGGCCCGGTGGGCGCGGTACGAGAAGGACCGGGAAGCTGCCCGGGTCGACGTGCGGGAGCGGGCGGCCGAGGTGGTGGGTGTGCTCAGCGAACGAGACCTGTTGCTGCTGGGTGCCGCGATCTACTGGTGTGAGGGGACGAAGTCCAAGCCGTGGCGGCGCGACGACCGCCTCCAGTTCGTCAACACCGATCCAGGGCTACTGTCGATCTTCCTGGCGTTCCTGGCTGCCTGCAGCGTCGCGCGGACCGTACCGGCATATCGGGTGAGCATTCACGAGTCGGCGGACGCCGAGGTGGCAGCCAGGTGGTGGGCCGCTCGCCTCGACCTGCCCATCGGCAGGTTCCAGCGCCCCACCCTCAAGAAACACAACCCGAAGACGGTTCGTCGCAATGTCGGCGGGAGCTATCACGGCTGTCTGGTGATCACCGTGCCGAACAGCAGTGAGCTCTACTGGCGGGTTGAGGGTATGATCGCCAGGCTGTTCCGGATTTCCGGTGGTGCATCTCGGTAG
- a CDS encoding TetR/AcrR family transcriptional regulator: MPEPDESGTRRRRAAVGGTSRVRMSAAQRREQLISIGRQLFAERGFDATSIEEVAARAKVSKPVVYEHFGGKEGLYAVVVDREVRALLDRITTALTAGHPRELLEQAALALLAYIEEETSGFRVLVRDAPLMSATGNFSSVMNDVAHQVEHILGTAFSHRGYDPKLAELYSQALVGMVALTGRWWLEARQPGKETVAAHLVNLAWNGLSHLEATPGLITPRDH, from the coding sequence ATTCCGGAACCCGACGAGAGCGGCACGCGACGACGACGAGCTGCGGTGGGGGGCACCTCCCGGGTACGGATGTCGGCCGCCCAACGCCGGGAACAACTGATCTCGATCGGTCGCCAACTGTTCGCCGAGCGCGGCTTCGACGCGACCTCGATAGAGGAGGTCGCCGCCCGCGCCAAGGTCTCCAAGCCGGTGGTCTACGAGCACTTCGGCGGCAAGGAGGGGCTCTACGCGGTGGTGGTGGACCGGGAGGTCCGGGCGCTGCTCGACCGGATCACCACCGCGCTGACCGCCGGGCACCCCCGCGAGCTGCTGGAACAGGCGGCCCTCGCGCTGCTGGCCTACATCGAGGAGGAGACCAGCGGCTTCCGGGTACTCGTCCGGGACGCCCCGCTGATGTCCGCGACCGGCAACTTCAGCAGCGTGATGAACGACGTCGCACACCAGGTCGAACACATCCTGGGTACGGCGTTCTCCCACCGGGGGTACGACCCGAAGCTGGCCGAGCTCTACTCGCAGGCGCTGGTCGGCATGGTCGCGCTGACCGGGCGCTGGTGGCTGGAGGCGCGCCAGCCGGGCAAGGAGACGGTCGCCGCCCACCTGGTGAACCTGGCCTGGAACGGCCTGTCGCACCTGGAGGCCACCCCCGGCCTGATCACCCCCCGGGACCACTGA
- a CDS encoding 4-(cytidine 5'-diphospho)-2-C-methyl-D-erythritol kinase, with product MTEAWRPDEDEQRRRGASGPVRVRVPAKVNLHLGVGPLRRDGYHELNTVYHAISIFDELTARRGDTLSLTMEGEGTGELALDDSNLIIRAAHALAGYAGVLPHARLHLRKQIPLAGGLAGGSADAAAALVACDTLWGTGLSREELAEIAADLGSDVPFLIHGGTALGTGRGEAVSPVLARPTTWHWVVAIADGGLSTPQAYRELDRLREAGSAGPPLGSIDGLLAALRQRDPRVLAAALGNDLQDAALVMRPALAATLKAGEAAGALGGIVSGSGPTCVFLAADAADAERIAVELENAQVCREARVAHGPVLGARVT from the coding sequence GTGACCGAGGCCTGGCGACCGGACGAGGACGAGCAGCGTCGACGTGGGGCCAGCGGCCCGGTCCGGGTACGCGTCCCCGCCAAGGTCAACCTGCACCTCGGGGTGGGGCCGCTGCGTCGGGACGGCTACCACGAGCTGAACACGGTCTACCACGCCATCTCGATCTTCGATGAGCTGACCGCGCGGCGGGGTGACACGCTCAGCCTCACCATGGAGGGCGAGGGCACCGGTGAGCTGGCCCTGGACGACTCCAACCTGATCATCCGGGCGGCCCACGCCCTCGCCGGGTACGCCGGGGTGCTGCCGCACGCCCGCCTGCACCTGCGCAAGCAGATCCCGCTCGCCGGTGGGCTGGCCGGTGGCAGCGCCGACGCCGCCGCCGCGCTGGTGGCCTGCGACACCCTCTGGGGCACCGGGCTGTCCCGGGAGGAGTTGGCCGAGATCGCCGCCGACCTCGGCTCGGACGTCCCGTTCCTGATCCACGGCGGTACCGCGCTGGGCACCGGCCGGGGCGAGGCGGTCAGCCCGGTGCTGGCCCGCCCCACCACCTGGCACTGGGTGGTCGCCATCGCCGACGGTGGCCTCTCCACCCCGCAGGCCTACCGGGAGCTCGACCGGCTGCGCGAGGCCGGCTCGGCCGGCCCGCCGTTGGGCAGCATCGACGGGCTGCTCGCCGCCCTGCGCCAACGTGACCCCCGGGTGCTGGCCGCCGCGCTCGGCAACGACCTGCAGGACGCCGCGCTGGTCATGCGGCCCGCGCTGGCCGCCACGCTGAAGGCGGGCGAGGCCGCCGGCGCGCTCGGTGGCATCGTCTCCGGCTCCGGCCCGACCTGCGTGTTCCTCGCCGCCGACGCCGCCGACGCCGAGCGGATCGCCGTCGAGCTGGAGAACGCCCAGGTCTGCCGGGAGGCCCGGGTCGCCCACGGCCCGGTGCTGGGCGCCCGCGTCACCTGA
- a CDS encoding ABC-F family ATP-binding cassette domain-containing protein codes for MANIVNLDRVSKGYGAAGPLLTDVSLGLDDADRIGVVGLNGAGKSTLLRLLTKQEEPDDGRVTHRRDLRVLWLPQALTLDPGATVRDVVLGTAWLAESMGAEHEWAGDSGVRAILDGLGMPHLGLDQPVGPMSGGERRRVALAALLVRDADLLILDEPTNHLDVGGVDWLARHLVGRKSGALVVVTHDRWFLDAVCTDTWEVGDQTVRAYEGGFAAWTLARAERERVAAATEARRQNLLRKEIAWLRRGPPARTSKPQFRIDAANALIADVPPPRDTMSLQRLATSRLGKQVYDLEHVRLHAGPKEILHDTTWQVGPGDRIAILGANGAGKTTLLRMLAGVTRPDGGRFAVGSTVRPAFLSQELAELPTRLRVLEAVEEVARRVQLGDREISAAQLAEVFGFDDRRLWTPVGDLSGGERRRLQLLRLLAAEPNVLLFDEPTNDLDTDTLAALEDLLDSWPGTLVVASHDRYLIERVTESTYGMFGDGRLVHLPGGVDEYLARAADRRQTPVATATGGAAAGPTAAGMSAAEARTAKKELSRLERQIGKLDQREAVLMDSLAAHATEYAKVAELDGELKEVRAERERTEEAWLALAEQVPGN; via the coding sequence GTGGCCAACATCGTCAACCTGGACCGGGTGTCGAAGGGATACGGCGCGGCCGGGCCGTTGCTCACCGACGTGTCCCTCGGGCTGGACGACGCCGACCGGATCGGGGTCGTCGGGCTCAACGGCGCCGGCAAGTCGACGCTGCTGCGGCTGCTGACCAAGCAGGAGGAGCCGGACGACGGCCGGGTCACCCACCGTCGTGACCTGCGGGTGCTCTGGCTGCCGCAGGCGCTGACCCTCGACCCCGGGGCCACCGTCCGGGACGTCGTGCTCGGCACCGCGTGGCTGGCCGAGTCGATGGGCGCAGAACACGAGTGGGCCGGTGACTCGGGGGTGCGGGCGATCCTCGACGGGCTCGGCATGCCGCACCTCGGCCTGGACCAGCCGGTCGGGCCGATGTCCGGGGGCGAGCGCCGTCGGGTGGCCCTGGCCGCGCTGCTGGTCCGCGACGCCGACCTGCTGATCCTCGACGAGCCGACCAACCATCTCGACGTCGGCGGGGTGGACTGGCTGGCCCGGCACCTGGTCGGGCGCAAGTCCGGCGCGCTGGTCGTGGTCACCCACGACCGGTGGTTCCTGGACGCGGTCTGCACCGACACCTGGGAGGTCGGCGACCAGACCGTCCGGGCGTACGAGGGCGGTTTCGCCGCCTGGACGCTGGCCCGCGCCGAGCGGGAACGGGTCGCCGCCGCCACCGAGGCCCGGCGGCAGAACCTGCTCCGCAAGGAGATCGCCTGGCTGCGCCGGGGCCCGCCGGCCCGTACCTCCAAGCCGCAGTTCCGCATCGACGCCGCCAACGCGCTGATCGCCGACGTGCCGCCGCCGCGCGACACCATGTCGCTGCAACGGTTGGCCACCAGCCGGCTCGGCAAGCAGGTGTACGACCTGGAGCACGTCCGGCTGCACGCCGGGCCGAAGGAGATCCTGCACGACACCACCTGGCAGGTCGGCCCCGGTGACCGGATCGCCATCCTCGGCGCGAACGGCGCCGGCAAGACCACCCTGCTGCGGATGCTGGCCGGCGTGACCCGCCCCGACGGGGGGCGCTTCGCCGTCGGCTCCACCGTGCGGCCGGCCTTCCTCAGCCAGGAGCTGGCCGAGCTGCCGACCCGGCTGCGGGTGCTGGAGGCCGTCGAGGAGGTCGCCCGCCGGGTGCAGCTCGGCGACCGGGAGATCTCCGCCGCCCAGCTCGCCGAGGTCTTCGGCTTCGACGACCGACGGCTCTGGACCCCGGTCGGCGACCTCTCCGGTGGGGAACGCCGCCGGTTGCAGCTGCTGCGGTTGCTCGCCGCCGAGCCGAACGTGCTGCTCTTCGACGAGCCCACCAACGACCTGGACACCGACACCCTGGCCGCCCTGGAGGACCTGCTCGACTCCTGGCCCGGCACCCTCGTGGTGGCCAGCCACGACCGGTACCTGATCGAGCGGGTCACCGAGTCGACGTACGGGATGTTCGGCGACGGCCGGCTGGTGCACCTGCCCGGCGGGGTGGACGAGTACCTCGCCCGCGCCGCCGACCGGCGGCAGACGCCGGTCGCCACCGCGACCGGTGGGGCGGCGGCCGGCCCGACGGCGGCCGGCATGTCCGCTGCCGAGGCCCGTACCGCGAAGAAGGAACTGAGCCGCCTGGAGCGGCAGATCGGCAAGCTGGACCAGCGGGAGGCCGTACTGATGGACTCGCTCGCCGCGCACGCCACCGAGTACGCCAAGGTCGCCGAGCTGGACGGGGAGCTGAAGGAGGTCCGGGCGGAACGGGAACGCACCGAGGAGGCCTGGCTCGCCCTGGCCGAGCAGGTGCCCGGCAACTGA